attggggtctccccgctcagatttgaatcctgccgacttcactgtttgctgaaggccatgaggcaaggcatccatgcatttttcacggtcctcgcacttatttgcgaaatgtccagtccctcttcgatggacaaacacgccgctgctgcttcttctatccgggctccagggattgtcttgggtgagccagtggcacgccgtgatcgtatagtggttagtactctgcgttgtggctgcagcaaccccttTCGAATCCGGGTCGCGGCAACCcttttgccgttgagtatacgggaaggttgtacattttttaccacctcatctttttgcgtgattttgtttctgaagcttggcctgtgcagggcgccatcagacaagggggcttgctttctaatattaggcgtagtcgtggccgagaggttaaggcgatggacttgaaatccattggggtctccctgcgcaggttagctttctgtgactgtaattgtgccatctatggtccttcgctctctgtgccataactatttctagctttcatccttgtgacacctgcatctcttctgggcagcttgttgtaaaactgctgctttataaaaggtgagaagccagtgctccacaagagcctggatagctcagtcggtagagcatcagacttttaatttgagggtccagggttcaagtccctgttagggtgaaggtctgtctgcttttggcggagtcaccttgctatcactacggtccatctcttcttctgaatctgtactggagcggtgttccttcctgctccagggtatcagtgcacctcccttgtttggcacacctgaatctgatggtcagctcgttaggaaagcgcgctcacagagtgagtagaataagacagacctccgaattgtgcagtgctgtcggtccccaggcccagcactgaaaaaccccattacataggatgagacatggcagcctgatttctcctcagtgggactgctgttttacccacttccagggctagcttacaatctcggcttgctaggttgcaagtaggtcaggcagcaatgtgacacacaacagggcagaaggtggtctgcttaattcaagtccctgtttgggcgaaggtcagtctactttttggaggcctcagcttgctatcactacgggtccatctgttctgctgactctgtattagagcgattttccttccttctcccggggatcagtgcatctcccttgattGGCACACAtgtttctgatggtcagccctttaggaaagagtgctcacggagtgagtagaataagacagacctcccatttgtgcagtgctgtcggtccccaaggccagtactgaaaaaccccattacataggatgagacatggcagcctgatttctcctcagtgggaccgctgttttagccgcttccagggctagcttacaatctcggcttgctaggttgcaagtaggtcaggcatcactgttacacacaacatggcagaaggtggtctgcttaattcaagtccctgtttgggcgtaggtcagtcttctttttgtaggcctcagcttgctatcactacggtccatctcttctgctgactctgtactagagcgatgttccttccttctcccggggatcagtgcatctcccttgttcggcacacatgtttctgatggtcagccctttaggaaagagtgctcacggagtgagtagaataagacagacctcccatttgtgcagtgctgtcggtccccagggctagtactgaaaaaccccattacataggatgagacatggcagcctgatttctcctcagtgggactgctgtttaacccacttgcagggctagcttgcaatctccgcttgctgactgagctgggttggttgcaagtaggtcaggcagcagtgttggaaacaaaatgagcagaaattggtctactcccgtagtcgtggccgagtggttaaggcgatggactagaaatccattggggtctccccgcgaaggttcgaactctgccaactacgggagggatttgcagtattgctttagctttctgtgactgtaattgtgccttctatggtccttcgctctctgtgccataactgcttctagctttcatcctcgtgacacctgcgtctcttctgggcagcttgttgtaaaactgctgctttataaaaggtgagaagccaatgattcacaagagcccggatagctcagtgggtagagcatcagacttttaatctgagggtccagggttcaagttcgGGTGAAGGtcagtctgcttttggcggagtcaccttgctatcactatggggccatctcttctgctgactctgtattagagtgatgttccttccttctcccggggatcagtgcatctcccttgttcggcacacatgattctgatggtcagctcgttaggacagcgcgctcacagagtgagtagaataagacagacctccgaattgtgccgtgctgtcggtccccaggcccagcactgaaaaaccccattacatggTGTAACCCAGCTGAAAtgtcaaaacacatttaaataaatagttcatgctgattaaaaaaacatgttaaaagaatataaagttaAGAGGTGGTTAAAAATctgatgttttcattgtgtttaaaaagtGGGCGGATTcatgttaaattgtgtttgtaaaagagaacgttagtttatttcataatgtaaaagccaaaaaaagaaaaaaatgattttcttttagAGGAAGAATAATTCTGTTAAACCCAGGTTGTTTTGTCATGTGACCTTACGTCTGTGAGGGGAGGGGGACGAACACAGAAAGAGATAAGGATGGAAGGAGAGAcgcatgtgagaaaaaaagtggatTAAACAGTTCGTTTGTGCATTGAACAGCTTGTTATGCTGAACTTCTGATAGCTTGTACTTTTGATGGTCAGCCTGATAATCTTGTAAGTGACAAGTGATAGTTGTGAGCGACAGTTAATTTCAGCACAAAGTTTATTACTGTTGATTACATGCAGACTTCCGTGCTGGCTAAGCACGGGCTAAAGGCTAAGAGAAACGTGATCGGACTGTGTGGATGCAGCTGTTAGCTAACGCAGCTAGCCATGTAGCTGTTCATCAGTTCCCGACCAGGAAACGAGAGGACGTGAACCAGATAGCGCTCTGAGCTATCAGGGGTGCTCAGAGTTCCTCTGGCAACGTTGGATAATCATCAGAGATCGTGTGGATATCGGTgtggacacctgtgtgaacttcCATTCTCATCTGGACTGAGGTGAACTGACTGGACCATTGTGCTTGGAAAAGGtatctgtttctttttgttttaactcAATGAACCTGTAATTTTTGGGTTCCAACGATCCCGAGCCACGACTCAGGCCTGCAACGTTTGTTTTTCTAATAAGGGGTGccggcttttattatttttataaaagtgaaacattgtgtgaaatattttattccttaagaaaacactgtttttttaattgtatactgtatactgGTCATTGTATACTGGTGTTTGCATTTTAGCCTAAGGGCACagacatttcatttagtttatactgtctttatttacaattattttatttaattaaagtgaaaactTGTTATTTTTACACCAAGGTTTCTGTTGTGAGTTTGAGTAGAATGTgccatttattcagttatttaccaTAGTTTAGGTATTTGTCTTAGTCCAAGTTTAAGTTTAAGGCATTTTAGTGACCCATATATTTAATCCAGAATATCACACACATACGAGAGTATATATGAAACAAACCTAGGGCCCATCCTCCTATGAGCAGGATAGGAATGGTTACATAAaatggaggcaccgctgggattgggGTGATTTGTGATTAGTATTGGGGTTTTAACAGTCAGtgcagataattaaaaaaaaaaaaaatctgttaaaccACAGAGCAAAATGGCAGACAGAGCACAGCTCATTTCTGAGCTGAAGAGGTGGTGCAGAGGAGAAGGGCTGGATGAGGCTCATGGACTGATGGTGATAGTCCCACCTGATGTTGAAATAGCCCATATTGAAGAAGTTGTTCAAACCATTAAGTGCTTGGGACGTGTGCGTGTCAGAGGCAGGATGTTTGATACTACTTTGAGCAGCCTGATGGTTCTCTGTGAAACTAAGGAGAACCTCACCACTGTAAGCATTCCCCCTGAAGTGATGTATCCTGAGAGTGGAGAAACTTGGCCCCTGGTCACCATAGCTAGCAACCCAGCCCCTGAAGAGTTTGGTACCAAACTGAAAGTGCTGTTAGAGACTGAGGGAAAGACTATGGATGATCTTAAGGCCCTGCTCTCTAGCCCTCAACCACCCACTAACTCTACTGAATCCATCTTAAAGGCGGTGGGAGATCTGTTGGAGAAAACCAGTAAACCTCCTGCTGAAGGTGGGTACCGTCGTCTACGCATTTTCTCAGGACTTCTGCCAGTTCCACCTGGGGAGGAGCAGTTTGATCACTGGCTTGAGCAGGCATGGCTCATGGTGGAGGAGAGCAAATgcatggagagagaaaaaaggcgCAGGCTGATGGAATGTTTAAGAGGACCAGCACTAGAAGTAGTTAAGGCTGTAAGAGACTCTCATCCTGATTCAAGTCCAGCTGAAAATCTGGAGGCCTTGGAGAGTGCCTTTGGAACTGCTGAGTCTGGAGATGATCTGTATTTTGCTTTTCGACAGATGTACCAGCAACCAGGGGAGAAGTTGTCTGATTTCCTTAGACGCCTGGAGCGGTCTCTGTCTAAAGTTGTTCAGAGAAAAGGCATTTTGCCCAGCAACAAGGACAAAGCCCGTTTGTCTCAACTACTGAAAGGCGCTGTCGCCTCTAAACTTTATGCTAATTCAGTTAAGATTAAGGGAGAGGAAGGATAACCCACCAACTTTTCTACAACTGCTGTGTGAAATTCGTCATGAAGAGGAGTATGAAACATCCAGGATGAAACTCAACAATTCAGTGAATCCAGTGCTCTCAAAGCACATAGCTGATGCTAAACAGGCAGAGATCCAAAGTTTAAAAGCTGAGGTAAAAGAGCTCAAGTCAATGGTGGCTGCTCTGGCCCCCAAACCTACTGAAGCTAGAGCAGAACTCTCCAATCCCTCGCCTGTGACCCCTTCACTCTCAGGTGAACCAAGCCAAGACTCCGGGTTAGTGGCTCTAAAGAAGCAATTCAAGAGACTGCAGCAAAAGCTGCATAGGAAAGAGAACACATATGAGCCCTCTGTCAGAAACCCTTCCGTCTCAGCGGTGGAAGCTGGTTACCGAATCCCCACCAGACCCTCGAGACCCTCCGATGAGCAGTTTTGCTACCGGTGTGGGGAGAATGGTCACTTTGTTGCAAAGTGCCACAacccagaaaaacaaaacaaagtcatAAGGAAGCTGATACGAGCCCTAAAAATTGTGAAAGAAAACCAGCCTGTTACCGACCCCACACTTTCTGAAGTAGACTGTGATGTAAAAAGAAGTGTTGTAAACACGCCAGTCACAACGGTAATTCCAGAAGGTTTGATCGGGCCACCCAGTTTGGTAAAGTTGAAAGTAAAAGGACATCCCTGTAATGCTCTCATGGATAGTGGCTCACAGGTCACTATTATTTTTGAGTCATGGTACAAAAAGCACCTCGCAGATGTCCCCGTGCATCCTGTTTCTGGTCTGGCCATCTGGGGTTTGAGTGAATCCAACAGCAGCTATCCTTACCGTGGCTACAGTTTGGTAGATCTGGAATACCCTTCAGATGTTACTGGAATCAGTGAGGTTGTAACAGTTCTTGCTCTCATTTGCCCCAGTCCTAGGTCTGAAGAGCAGACACCAGTCATAATAGGGACAAATACCTGTCATGTGAGAAATCTGGTCAAGCGCTGCAGTGAAAATGGTCTTGACATCACCAAAACTCTTGGCATAAaagttcattgcaaaaacatgccTAAACCCCCAACTTTAGTTTCACCTACCgtcgatgatgatgatgttggttGGGTTACATGGCAAGGTCCAGGTTCCCTTACACTTCCCCCTGGGCAAGACTTACAGGTCAGCTGTAAAGTTGAGTTTATGCAAAAAGTTGATAAAGAGATCCTGATGGTAGACACATCCCCTTCAGCACCACTTCCAGCTAGTGTGCTATTGCAGCCCATGGTTGTGCCTGGCAATGCAGTAAATGTTAACAACTTCCAGATGCTAGTCCAAAATCAGTCCCTTAGGGAGACGGTTATACCAGAGGGCACTGTCATAGGGCACATGTATCTTACTGAGAGTGTCACTACTGTCTCTTTCCAAAAGACAACCGCAACAGACTTTGACAAAACCCTGATCAACTTTGGAGACTCCCCTGTAACAGAGGAATGGAAAGAGCGACTCCGGCAGAAGCTTTCCCAACGATCACATGTGTTCTCCATGGAGGAATGGGAGGTTGGAGAAGCTTAAGGGGTAGAGCACACCATCCGTCTGTCTGATTCCCGACCATTCCGGCAACGGTCCAGACGTTTGACTCCTGCTGACATTGATGACGTAAGGAAACATCTTCAAGAGCTCACGCATGCAGGCATCATCAAAGAGTCTCGCAGCCCTTACGCATCACCAATAGTCATCGTCAGAAAGAAAAATGGTTCCATACGTATGTGTATTGACTACAGGTTACTAAATAGTCGTACAATACCGGATCAGTACACCACCCCTTGCATCGATGATGCATTAGACTCTTTGTCTGGCAGCAAATGGTTCTCTGTGTTGGACTTGAGAAGTGGATATTACCAGATTCCTATGGCCGAAGAAGACAAGGAAAAAACGGCGTTCATTTGCCCGCTGGGGTTCTTCCAGTTCGAGAGAATGCCCCAGGGAATAACAGGAGCCCCAGCTACTTTCCAAAGGCTAATGGAAAAGACTGTGTGTGACATGAACCTTCTACAGGTTCTTGTTTACTTGGATGACATTATCGTCTTTGGGAAGTCATTAGAAGAACATGAGGAGAGGCTACTTAAGGTGCTCGACAGACTCGGAGAGGCTGGGCTGAAGCTTTCTCTGGATAAGTGTCAATTTTGCCAGCCAAAAGTAAAGTACCTCGGGCACATTGTGTCATCTGAAGGCATCTCACCAGATCCTGCAAAGATCGAAGCAGTTACCAACTGGCCCAAGCCGACTGACCTGAAGACCCTGAGATCTTTTTTGGGGTTTTGCGGGTATTATAGGCGATTCATAGCCAACTATGCTTCCATAGTTAGACCCTTAACAGAGCTAACCAAAGGCTATGCTCCGACACAAAAgagtaaaaagcaaaacaaagatCCCTCCAAGAGCTATCTGAAAGAGTCTGAGCCATTTGGTCAAAGGTGGGATCAGTCCGGTTTACGGTACGGACCGACAATAATCCCTTGACATATGTGCTCTCAACTGCTAAGCTGAATGCAGTGGGACACAGATGGCTTGCTGCTTTATCGACTTATGACTTTGATGTGCAGTACAGACCAGGCAAGCACAAACATAGATGCCGATCTTCTTTCCCGACATTTTCCGGATGATGATTCCCACCTAGATTGGGAAACCATATCACAGGATGGGGTGAAGTCGATCTGTCAAAGAGTCAGCTTACCTACTTCCTCAGATGGTTCAGTCCGCTATGTGGATCAGCTCGGAGCTCCCCCAGAATGCATTCCAAACATCTATTCATTCCCCATGCACATGGAGCTTGAGGCTTTGAAACACATATCCAAAGATGAGCTAGTACATGCACAAAAAGAAGATCCAGTCATTGGATCTGCACTACAGGCTGTCCAGCATCATAAATGGCCAGAACATGTTGAGAATGATCCAGAGTTTTCCCAACTGAAAGGAGAGAAAGACAAACTAACTCTAAATGCTGGTCTTCTCTATCGCCAGTCTAAATTGCCTTCAGAGGAGAACGTCAATCAGCTCATTTTGCCGACCAAGTATCGAGACACTGTTCTAAGGGCCCTACATGATGATTTGGGACATCTCGGAATCGAAAGAATAACTGACCTGCTGAGACAGAGATTCTTCTGACCAAAGATAGCCAAAGATGTTGAGCAGTATATTAAAAACTGTGGAGAATGTATTACACGCAAGTCCCCTAATCAAAGAACAGCTCCCTTACACCAGATTACCAGCAGGGGACCAATGGATCTTGTGTGTATAGATTTCCTCTCCATGGAAGTAGACTCAAAAGGAATGAGCAGTGTATTGGTCGTAACTGATCACTTTACACGCTATGCACAAGCTTTCCCCACTAAGAACCAGAAAGCTCAAACAGTGGCCACGATCTTAGTTGACAAGTTCTTTGTGCATTATGGGCTACCAACTAGGATCCATTCTGATCAGGGGCGGGATTTTGAGAGTAGATTGATCCAAGATCTGTTAAAGATGATGGGGATTCGTAAGTCGCGTACTACTCCCTACCACCCGCAGGGGGATCCGCAGCCTGAAAGGTTCAACAGGACCTTGCTTTCTATGTTAGGAACGCTAACACCTGACAAGAAGCGTCAGTGGAGCCAACATGTACCACACTTGGTCCACGCCTACAACAACACTAAATGTGATTCAACAGGATATTCACCTTATTACTTAATGTTTGGCCGGGAAGCCAAGCTTCGGGTGGACTTGTGCTTTGGAACGGGTGTGGATGGGAAAGTAGACAGTCATTCCCGCTATGTGGCAAAGTTAAAAGAGGACTTGAAAAAAGCTTATCGGCTGGCATCAGAAATGGCTTATAGATCTCATCAAAGGAACAAGAAGTCCTACGACAAAAGAGTTAGTTTCCAGTCCTTAGACGTAGATGACAGAGTGTTACTCAGGAACCTGAGGCTGAAAGGCAAACATAAGCTGCAAACAAGGTGGAATCCTATGCCTTACCTGGTTGTTGGAAAAATGCCAAATCTTCCTGTATATAAGCTCAGGCCTGAGAATGGGAAGGGAAGTGTTAAAACGCTTCACAGAGACCACATTCTGCCAATAGGACAGCTAGTGAGACTTCCAAAAGCAGAGGTGGATCATGACTCATGTGTCAGGGCAAGAACAAGAACTGAGACTTCCAGAAAACAGACATTGACCTTACCTGACACTGTcctccccgagccacttagcACTGATTCTTCTTCCGACTCGGAGTACTACAGACCTACTAGGATTTGCTATAAGCTCAGAGAGACTCCCAGGACTAGACCGACTACACACCTTTCAGAGGACATGCAGGAGGATGTAGATCCCCCTCTGTCAGAAGAGAGCTCTGAAGAGGATGATAAGGTGGAGGAGGGACCCAGTCCGGATGCTGCTCCTGAAACTGATGATGAGCTGGAGGAGACTGGACAGGAGAGCTCTGAAGAGCCAGAAGTTGAACCAAATGAAAGTCAAGATGACAGTGCTCTTAAGTCTACAGACGTAGATGTTAGCGTAGATGCTAGTCAAACACCAGAGCCATTGATTAATAAAGCTGAAACACGCTCGAAAAGACCCATCAAACCAGTAGTAAGACTAACCTATGATGAGCCTGGTAAAGCTAGAGATCAGCCAATCACTATCATACACAGAGGTGTGGTTTTTAAGATTGGAAAGAATTAAACTTAGATAAGCTGTTGTTATATTTACCTTTCTCCTAAAGTAGAGTTTGAGTTGTTGTTGTCTGTTGAGGACACCAGACTATTAGAAGGGGGAGGGTGTAACCCAGCTgaaatgttaaaacacatttaaataaatagttcatgttgattaaaaaaaacatgttaaaagaatataaagttaAGAGGTGGTTAAAAATctgatgttttcattgtgtttaaaaagtgggcgaattcatgttaaattgtgtttgtaaaagagaacgttagtttatttcataatgtaaaagccaaaaaaagaaaacattattttattttagaggaAGAATAATTCTGTTAAAACCAGGTTGTTTTGTCATGTGACCTTACGTCTGTGAGGGGAGGGGGACGAACACAGAAAGAGATAAGGATGGAAGGAGAGACGCATGTGAGAAAAAAGTGGATTAAACAGTTCGTTTGTGCATTGAACAGCTTGTTATGCTGAACTTCTGATAGCTTGTACTTTTGATGGTCAGCCTGATAATCTTGTAAGTGACAAGTGATAGTTGTGAGCGACAGTTAATTTCAGCACGAAGTTTATTACTGTTGATTACATGCAGGCTGCCGTGCTGGCTAAGCACGGGCAAAAGGCTAAGAGAAACGTGATCAGACTGTGTGGATGCAGCTGTTAGCTAACGCAGCTAGCCATGTAGCTGTTCGTCAGTTCCCGACCAGGAAACGAGAGGACGTGAACCAGATAGCGCTCTGAGCTACCAGGGATGCTCAGAATTCCTCTGGCAACGTTGGATAATCATCAGAGATCGTGTGGATATCGGTGTGGACACCTGTGTGCGCTTCCATTCTCATCTGGACTGAGGTGAACTGACTGGAACATTGTGCTTGGAAAaggtatctgttttttttttgttataactcAATGAACCTGTAATTTTTGGGTTCCAACGATCCCGAGCCACGAATCAGGCCTGCAACGTTTGTTTTTCTAATAAGGGGTGccggcttttattatttttataaaagtgaaacattgtgtgaaatattttattcctgaagaaaacactgttttttgaACTGTCATTGTATACTGGTGTTTGCATTTTAGCCTAAGGGCACagacatttcatttagtttatactgtctttatttacaattattttatttaattaaagtgagaacttgttatttttacaccaaggtttctgttgtgagtttgagtagaatgtgacatttattcagttatttaccaTAGTTTAGGTATTTGTCTTAGTCCAAGTTTAAGTTTAAGGCATTTTAGTGACCCATATATTTAATCCAGAATATCACACACATACGAGAGTATATATGAAACGAACCTAGGGCCCATCCTCTTATGAGCAGGATAGGAAGGGTTacaataggatgagacatggcagcctgatttctcctcagtgggactgctgttttacccgcttccagggctagcttacaatctcggcttgctaggttgcaagtaggtcaggcagcaatgtgacacacaacagggcagaaggtggtctgcttaattcaagtccctgtttgggcgacggtcagtctactttttggaggcctcagcttgctatcactacgggtccatctcttctgctgactctgtattagagcgatgttccttccttctccagggggtcagtgcatctcccttgttcggcacacatgattctgatggtcagccctttaggaaagagtgctcacggagtgagtagaataagacagacctcccatttgtgcagtgctgtcggtccccagggccagtactgaaaaaccccattacataggatgagacatggcagcctgatttctcctcagtgggactgctgttttagccgcttccagggctaaattagaatctcggcttgctaggttgcaagtaggtcaggcagcagtgttacacacaacatggcagaaggtggtctgcttaattcaagtccctgtttggccGAAGGTCAGTCtcctttttgtaggcctcagcttgctatcactacggtccatctcttctgctgactctgtactagagcgatgttccttcctgctcccggggatcagtgcatctcccttgttaggcacacctgattctgatggtcagccgtttaaaaagagtgctcacagagtgagaagaataagacagacttcccaattgtgcagtgctgtcggtccccagggccagtactgaaaaaccccattacataggatgagacatggcagcctgatttctcctcagtgggacagctgttttacccgcttgcagggctagcttgcaatctccgcttgctgactgagctgggatGGTTGCAagcaggtcaggcagcagtgttgggcacaaactgagcagaaattggtctactcccgtagttgtggccgagtggttaaggcgatggactagaaatccattggggtctcgccgcgcaggttcgaattctgcagactacgctgtttgctgaaggccatgaggcaaagcgtccatgcatttttcacggtcctcgcacttatttgcgaaatgtccagtccctcttcgatggacaaacacgccgctgctgctttttgtatccgggctccaggggttgccttgggtgagccagtggcacgccttgatcgtatagtggttagtactctgcgttgtggccgcagcaaccccggctcgtatccgggtcacggcaatcCTTTgctgttgagtatacgggaaggttgaaaaaattttaccacctcatctttctgcgtgattttgtttctgaagcttggcctgtgcagggcgccaccagacaagggggcttgctttctaacattaggcgtagtcgtggccgagaggttaaggcgatggacttgaaatccattggggtctccccgcgcaggttcgaactctaccgactacgggagggatttgcagtattgctttagctttctgtgacggtaattgtgccttctatggtccttcgctctctgtgccataactgcttctagctttcatcctcgtgacacctgcgtctcttctgggcagcttgttgtaaaactgctgctttataaaaggtgagaagccagtgctccacaagagctgGGATAGCCCAGTCGGTAGAGAATCAGActattaatctgagggtccagggttcaagtccctgttcgggcgaaagtctgtctgcttttggcgaagtcaccttgctatcactatggtccatctcttcttctgaatctgtactggagcggtgttccttcctactccacggtatcagtgcacctcccttgtttggcacacctgattctgatggtcagctcgttaggaaagcgagctcacagagtgagtagaataagacagacctccgaattgtgcagtgctgtcggtccccaggcccagcactgaaaaaccccattacataggatgagacatagcagcctgatttctcctcagtgggactgctgttttacccgcttccagggctagcttacaatctcggcttgctaggttgcaagtaggtcaggcagcaatgtgacacacaacagggcagaagttggtctgcttaattcaagtccctgtttgggcgaaggtcagtcttctttttgtaggcctcagcttgctatcactacggtccatctcttctgctgactctgtactagagcgatgttcctttctgttcccagggatcagtgcatctccctctttcggcaaacctgattctgatggtcagccctttaggaaagagtgatcacagagtgagtagaataagacagacttcccaattgtgcagtgtcgtcggtccccagggccagtactgaaaaaccccattacataggatgagacatggcagcctgatttctcctcagtgggaccgctgttttacccgcttgcagggctagcttgcaatctccgcttgctgactgagctgggttggttgcaagtaggtcaggcagcagtgttggacacaaactgagcagaaattggtctactcccgtagtcgtggacgagtggttaaggtgatggacttgaaatccattggggtcttcccgcgcaggttcgaatcctgctgacta
The genomic region above belongs to Carassius carassius chromosome 18, fCarCar2.1, whole genome shotgun sequence and contains:
- the LOC132091996 gene encoding paraneoplastic antigen Ma1 homolog; its protein translation is MADRAQLISELKRWCRGEGLDEAHGLMVIVPPDVEIAHIEEVVQTIKCLGRVRVRGRMFDTTLSSLMVLCETKENLTTVSIPPEVMYPESGETWPLVTIASNPAPEEFGTKLKVLLETEGKTMDDLKALLSSPQPPTNSTESILKAVGDLLEKTSKPPAEGGYRRLRIFSGLLPVPPGEEQFDHWLEQAWLMVEESKCMEREKRRRLMECLRGPALEVVKAVRDSHPDSSPAENLEALESAFGTAESGDDLYFAFRQMYQQPGEKLSDFLRRLERSLSKVVQRKGILPSNKDKARLSQLLKGAVASKLYANSVKIKGEEG